The window ccaaattttgagatgCCATTCCCTTTCAGTCTCATGTAACTTCTTGTAATTTATTGACAGGATATTGTAATATAATTacaatctctctctctgtcaGTTGGGTACTCATTTGCTCTTCGAActagaattaaaataagtggtaaatatatttttgaatcACAGATTGGTTTGAATGGCAATAAGGAAGCTTTTTATGAGAGCATGAAAAACTTGTTTGGTTTATATTAGAAAGGAGGTTCTTTGTCAATGTTCAGCACTTCCGGTTCCAGTGTTCATTTCTGATTAACTGCAACAATTGTGGGCATACCAAAGCTTATTTGGTTTGTTCACACCTTCCTAAGAAACAGTGATGGCTAAATGATTGAGAGATAAGGAGATTGATAATCTTTAAACACAACACGGTGTATTTGGATGTCATCTGGAAGCTCGTCTTTACCCTTTGTGAGTAAATATGTACAACTAAGAAGCAACTAGCAGAAAATTTGGATTCTGACCattgaataacaaaattacGTGCGGTCCAAATCCTCTTTCTTACTGCAGGCTTTGAATTGAAAGATAGAATACATGTGATAAGAAGCCAACTTGCACTACATGATAGGACATGATACTACAAAATCCAACACCTAGACAACAAAAGCTGAAAATTTAGCGTCAATGTATTACCAGAGACGGTTCTCCATCACTGCAGAAACAATGCCTTTCAGTGTCTCCTGCATAAAACCGGATATCATATGAGTTTAACTACTTTGTAGCAGattcagaaaaagaaaggggCAAAAGATAATCACAATTCGCAAACATGAGTTAGAGGACAGTACCGCACTATGGTCTTTGAGCCCAAGCGATAGCACTAAAGGCAAAGAGGAGGCCGAGGAACTGCAAACACAAAAGGACATCTCAAGATATTACAAAATGATTATCTTATAATACAAAGCCCAATCAATTTGCAAGTTTACCGTatttaattgagaaaaatgatgagATAATTCTCATTTCTAGTTATTACTGTTTAACAACTCTCATATGATCCTTTGATGAGTATTTGCAACAATTATAGATCCAATAAGGAGAACGGGCAATGCTAGGGCACTCAGACCTTGTATGAAATAGTAATAACATGTATATTGAGTTGGAAAAATACCTTATTTGTTCAATTAGCTGACGGGCAATTGCCAGTAGCATTGGCTGCACATGTTGCATTCATTCAAAATTCGGGACAGATATGAAAGGTCAAATTAACATACAACAGGAAAGTCCGGCTTACCTCATCTCGTTTGCCAAATATTACAGACACATGGAAAGTCGGCTGGATTGAAACCCCTTCCTCCTTTCTggcaataaaaataaacacaCCTCAGACACTCTTCTCAGTAGAATTATCACGATGATACTCCATATAACTTCAACAAAAATTTGGTAATAAAGAAATCATACTCAAATTTTACTTAACAACAGTGCCTGTGACTTTTGACACGGAGGAAACACTAAAACCTTTCTCTTCagttttgaaagaaaagaataaagaataattgcattaaaggaaaataaaagacaAACCTGGCATGCAGTATTGTTCCCATAGTTCCTATCTGAGTTGCCATGACCTGAGAACTCTTTCACACATTAAATTTATCACAAAAAGACACGGAAATATCACCCCCTCCCTCAACCTCACACAGACACACACAGCACCAAAAGTCAAAATTTGAGCAAAAAGTGGAAGTCTTGTACTCACGAGAAAATGATCGTCATAACGGCAAACGACTAGGTCTGTGCTATTCCCCTGACAAGCAAAAGGCATGCAATTGAGAAACTCTAATCACATACCATTTTGAAAGCAATCCTTAGGATAagaaaagcataaaaaaaatatcaattatcaCTGGAAACTGTAAATTAGATGAAGACAAGGTCAAATATATCACACTGCCTGCCAGGAGATATATACAGGTAGCTGAAACAGAGGCATACCAGAAAAGAAGACAGACTAGCTTCCATAGGCAACAAGGATGTTTTCACAGCCATCCATAAAATTCAGAAACCAACCAAACATAATTTACTTTGAATCATGcataccatttaaaaataacaCACTTAACAGCCTAGGTTTATCAACCACTTGAGAAAACAATCTTCTAATTTCCCATACTAAACTTGAACTTCTCGATTCATTTGAACCATTACATTAGAGGTCACTGAAATGTTAAATTCTATCCCTCATGCTATAAACAATCTTCATTTAAGCAACAACAGGAACATAATCCCAGAAATTAAAGTCCCATTGACCCTTTAATTCATTTTGCTTAAGCTTATAAAATAGTGCAAATCATGCTACACTGGGGCAAGCCATTGATCATCAAATTCACAATAAAACACTAACCCAGAATGAAAATCCCagatttaattgtttttctacAACAAAGTTAACACAAAAATTAgacaatttacaaaaaaaaaacaaagccaATTTGATTCTGAGCAAGAAGAAAACTCAGAGATAGAAAGAAACCCAAGTAATAAGAAACAAAGCAAaagaatttgtttttttttaccttGATTTCCAATGAGAAATTCTTGTAAGGAACAGGAAAACGTGGTTCTAAACCacccatttctttctttttctaaaaaaactcctaattttttgaaaagaaaccTTCTGTCAGCCTTGCTGTAGTTTTTCTTCTCCGTTTCTTGGCTCCTTGCGTTTTTCGTACTTTTCAAAGTAAAACATCGATAAATGGGTTGGTTTTCTGACCCAAGATTTCAGTCTAATGCTGGGCCTCCCAGCCCAAATGAATGGTAGTAtggttttttttctcttttttttaatcaaataaatagagaagaattttttttttttgtaataaagAGAAGAAGTGTAATAGtggacatatatatatatatatatacacatatgcGTGCACACGTGTGTAAATATGAGCAATGGATTAAATCAATCAGAAAATTTCATTAACCGATTTAGTCAAAGGAAAGATAATCTCTTGAAAAATAAGCAtataatcattaattatttatgtattagTTATAATCCATGCATATATGAAGTTTGATGAAACATCACAATCTCATCCactcaaaattttgacatCCTCATCAATGCCACATATCACAATCACAATTAAGGCATTGGATTAAGATCTCATTAAAGCAATCTAGGAAGCCCACATGAGTTGGCACATGTTTTCTTACCAATTATAACCGATAATGGAGTTAGAATTTTATGTTTGAGGGGGtgaaaacaagaaattcaatatttatcaggataaaattataatttttttaaaaaataaaaaacaaaactataaaatttataaaaaaataaagaaaaattattaaattttaaaagtttaagaGTTACTAGCCCTCCTCCCTCCGCCTCTGATTATAACGACTTGAATCGAAACACTACTGACCTAACAGCTTTTTCGGACCTAAATCGCATAATCTTGGTCActtaaattcttaaaaaataacaGATCTCTTACGTGATATTTAAAGTTATTATCCCTATCACATGTTATCATTTGACAAGAATAGCTAAGGTGAAGTGGAAAATTCGTTATCTTTTAACTTAAGTGATTAAAATGATAATGGAGAcgttattttataaaaataaaaaattaaaataaaaattaaaaaaattaaatgataaaaaataatttactcaaaaaagtaaatttgaataatttaaattatgtaTCTATTCTACTTTTATTAGAAAGTCGAAAAGGGTAAAACACCTCCACTCCTTAagttttgattgaaatttcaaGCGAATTTGTTAATTTTCGAAATTGATACTctgtttcaaaaaaatatcttttgctGGACATATAAATTCAGTCGTTAATCAACTATTAGTATTTTCATTAGTTTGATGATGTAGcaatattaaaaagataattttattctttattaattttaaaaattattattatataattttattaattttttattaattttttaaaaaaacttcGATGGAGCTCTCTAAAGGAGCACTCCATTGAGAGCTTTGGTGCTCTCAAAGAGCACCAATTTGATATTCTCCAAGGGGACGCAAAGTGGAGATAAGTGGTTAGTCGATGATGCAAGAGACGTTATTGGtcgtttttaaaaaaagtaaaaataaaaaaatattttagatgttttatatttaatattaatatcgTTTAGATGTATAGAACAAAatgttcattttaaaaaatttgattaaaacttaaaaaataaaaatattttatccaaataaaaaaacgTGTGAAGTTAATTTCGCTCCcatcaattttcaaatattaaccGTCACGTTACACGTGAGTCGTGACTCGTGAAACTCATTGAAACGTTCCACTCTGCcccttcttcctttttcctacATATGCACAAGAAACAAATTGCACGTGTCATAATTGCTGTGGTTTTAccatcttttttattttacagtaCAACTTACTTAAGTAAATGTAAACATTTACTTCATGAGAATAGGCTTCCTGTTTCCTCTCACTAGACTATGGGGGTGCGTTGCACACGGGTCTCTCCatagctttctttctctttaatatattttctctttttttctgcGTCCTCCACGTAAGGAAATTCCTTTGAGACTTTCTTTTACTTGGGTAATAGATTCTTCCGCTCCATATACGTCAGTCCTTCCCCCTCCataattgaagaaaagagCAAGTGTGCAGCCCCAATGGGCTTGATAGTCTCATAGTGACAGTCAGGTAAGGCTAACAGACTTCAACAACCAATTGAGCCATCTCGTGCGTACTAGCCATTCAACACGTGAGAATCGGTACCATTTCCTCTACATACCAACCCAACCCAACCCAAGCCGTTTGTTTAAGCCGAGCCATGCATTTTCCATTACAACTTTTTGaacaatattatatattataatatatataaatgactTGGACCCAATTCGATTAAtccaattatttttaaaatcataatcGATCAAATTAATcgatttaattatatttatttataaattaattaaataattaaattaacccaattattttaattgaatatttttcgattaatttgattttaaccaaaaattattCTGAACAAAGATTAtggatttaaaattaaaattttttattttaaaattgtttcgatatttttggaaaataataatatttttcactgTGAAATTTGAGTAATAACCATTCCATGCCAATCTGAACAAAGCAATGCCAAGCGAATTAGCAAAGCCATGACGCTGGCTGACGCTTCCACACGTCGCAAATAAGCTTTAAATAGAAGGGGGTGCCAACCGCATGATTGTTTCTAGAGCAAAGAGCCCTTCCGTTTTTGCCTACTTTGCAGCAAAAAAATCTTAACCCACTTCAGGTGGTAATAGCAAATAATCAGAACCCAGAGTTTCAACTTAATTACTGACCACAGCTAGATAGTACACATGGGGATCGTTAGGACACAAGAAGAAGAGAATGAAAGAATGGAGTTTGAGGACTTCAGGCAGACTTTGGTTGCTTTTGCTGCCctggaaagaagaaaacagaGTGAAGAATTCAAAGGCCTGAGCTCCCACAATGCCGACGTTGATCTTGAAGAGAAGCTTGTTTGTGTTACCAGTGGTGTTTCTTTCCTTGGACTTGCCATAGTTAACCGTCTCTTGCTCCGTGGATACTCTGTCCGGATCCTTGTTGATAACCAAGGTAAATATGTACCAACCATGACTTAAGAATTTAGTTGTTGAAAACAGCCTGGAACCCGACAAAGTTGGAAATTTTTGTAAGATTTCAGGTTCTTGTCAAAAAGTTTCTGTTTTCGGAAGACTATTATGGTCATAAAAATATATCGCTGTTAGTTGATATACTGTCTGATAGTTCTGACTTAATTGGCACCATGGgattgattcaaaataatgcagAAGATGTAGAGAAGCTGAGGGAGATGGAGAGATCAGGGGAGATGATGGCATGTACGAACAAAATTTCTGTGGTCATGGCTAAGCCAACTGAAATCCAGGGGCTAATGGAGGCGTTTGATGGGTGTCGTGGCGTGTTTCATACCTCAGCTTTCGCTGACCCTGGTGGCATCTCTGGATATTCAGTGAGTTCTGTCATGTTTCTCCCAtttcttgacttttttttttttctatccaATCATATAAAATTAGTCCCAAGAAGGTACTGTATGTAGTCCTGTATGAAATCTGCATAGCAAAATATGTGGTTGATACATGGAACACTAGAATCGTACTTTACTACTTAATCCTTCCCTACTGGGATAGTTTTATTCCAGATGCTATCACTAGTATATGAATGAATTCATTAGCTCCTAC is drawn from Theobroma cacao cultivar B97-61/B2 chromosome 4, Criollo_cocoa_genome_V2, whole genome shotgun sequence and contains these coding sequences:
- the LOC18600770 gene encoding proteasome assembly chaperone 3 isoform X2, which gives rise to MGGLEPRFPVPYKNFSLEIKGNSTDLVVCRYDDHFLVMATQIGTMGTILHARKEEGVSIQPTFHVSVIFGKRDEPMLLAIARQLIEQISSSASSLPLVLSLGLKDHSAETLKGIVSAVMENRLW
- the LOC18600770 gene encoding proteasome assembly chaperone 3 isoform X1, giving the protein MGGLEPRFPVPYKNFSLEIKGNSTDLVVCRYDDHFLSSQVMATQIGTMGTILHARKEEGVSIQPTFHVSVIFGKRDEPMLLAIARQLIEQISSSASSLPLVLSLGLKDHSAETLKGIVSAVMENRLW